From the Leucobacter denitrificans genome, one window contains:
- a CDS encoding putative bifunctional diguanylate cyclase/phosphodiesterase encodes MNDRYGRNAGDDLLKAVAGRFNGFVNAPTKLFQYSGDNFMIVHRHDEDSEAFTFASAVEKLLRAPFVVGGQDLIISASIGVCVFPQYGYDRDSLIRRSEDAMLEAKRPGRSHITFFRELASDEDSRLLRLEFALRHALTNEELSIVYQPQVAVNTGEVHGAEALLRWNHPELGPISPAEFIPIAERSGLIHEIGMWVIENACQQLRTWHHLGHANLRLAVNASIDQFYDAEFYERLERAIQVSGIDPESLVIEVTESIAANADTVVEQLQRLKSLGVSIALDDFGTGYSSLQYLRSFPVDYLKIDRSFTSGLGSNDTDHNLVATVIDLARSFGLYTIAEGVETGEQLRILHELGAPLAQGFHISRPISPDEFGVWIDQYSA; translated from the coding sequence GTGAACGACCGTTACGGCCGCAATGCAGGCGATGATCTATTGAAAGCTGTGGCTGGCAGGTTCAACGGTTTCGTCAACGCACCAACAAAGTTGTTCCAGTACAGTGGCGACAACTTCATGATTGTGCATCGACACGACGAAGATAGTGAGGCTTTCACGTTCGCGTCTGCCGTTGAAAAGTTGTTGCGCGCACCGTTTGTGGTTGGTGGCCAAGATCTCATCATCTCTGCGAGCATTGGGGTCTGCGTTTTTCCACAGTACGGTTATGACCGCGACTCCCTGATACGGCGATCGGAAGACGCGATGCTGGAGGCGAAACGGCCTGGCCGTAGTCACATCACTTTCTTTCGAGAGCTTGCGAGCGATGAAGATTCCAGGCTCCTGAGACTCGAATTCGCGCTGCGGCATGCATTAACGAACGAGGAACTTTCCATCGTCTATCAACCGCAGGTTGCGGTGAACACCGGCGAGGTTCACGGCGCTGAGGCGTTGCTGCGCTGGAACCACCCTGAGTTGGGCCCGATATCCCCCGCTGAATTCATTCCGATCGCTGAACGCAGCGGCCTCATTCACGAGATAGGCATGTGGGTCATAGAGAACGCCTGCCAGCAACTGCGAACGTGGCACCATTTGGGGCATGCGAACCTTCGCCTGGCGGTAAACGCGTCGATTGACCAGTTTTACGATGCAGAGTTCTACGAGCGTCTAGAACGAGCTATTCAAGTCAGCGGCATCGACCCCGAATCGCTGGTAATCGAAGTCACCGAATCTATCGCTGCGAATGCTGACACTGTTGTTGAGCAGCTGCAGAGACTCAAGAGCCTCGGTGTGAGCATTGCCCTCGATGATTTCGGCACCGGCTACAGCTCGTTGCAGTATCTGAGAAGCTTTCCGGTCGATTATCTCAAGATTGATCGCTCGTTCACCTCTGGTCTTGGGTCGAACGACACGGATCACAATCTCGTAGCAACGGTCATCGACCTCGCGCGGAGCTTTGGATTGTACACCATCGCAGAGGGTGTCGAGACGGGCGAGCAGTTGCGAATTCTTCACGAGCTCGGTGCCCCACTTGCGCAGGGGTTCCACATCAGTCGACCAATCTCACCCGACGAGTTTGGGGTGTGGATCGACCAGTATTCGGCATAG